One genomic window of Desmospora activa DSM 45169 includes the following:
- a CDS encoding MATE family efflux transporter, with the protein MQATTTIKGKWKQFLTVLTPMLITQVGLFAMKFIDTIMAGNAGASDLAGVAIATSLWLPFYTGIAGILMSITPIVSQLVGANRQKEIPSTVFQGIYLAVIIALVILGVGVLVADPVLSLMQLEEEVYRVAKGYLIALAFGIVPLFLYNVLRYFIDALGQTRISMFIILVALPFNALFNYVFIFGQWGMPRLGGIGAGVATALTYWFIAAIALFIVIRWQPFSAFAIFQQRPRISLAHWKEMLTIGVPVGCAIFFETSIFAVVTLFMSAFDTITIAAHQAAINFASWMYMVPMGIGTALTILVGFEVGANRLQDAKQYSIMGIGTAVAFSLLSAVLLWVFRAEAAALYSTEQAVRTMTQQFLLYAIFFQLSDALVTPIQGVLRGYKDVNWTLFLTLISFWVFGIPVGILLANYTAFGPFGYWMGLISGLGVGAIGLWARLILVQRKYSNQAGHEQPSTCRSQNVL; encoded by the coding sequence ATGCAAGCAACCACCACAATCAAAGGGAAATGGAAACAATTTTTAACTGTACTCACCCCAATGTTAATCACCCAAGTCGGATTATTTGCGATGAAATTCATCGATACGATTATGGCGGGAAACGCAGGAGCGTCCGATTTGGCCGGCGTCGCCATCGCCACCAGCCTCTGGCTTCCTTTTTACACCGGAATCGCCGGCATATTGATGAGTATTACACCAATCGTCTCCCAACTGGTGGGTGCGAACCGCCAGAAAGAGATCCCTTCTACTGTATTCCAGGGAATTTATCTCGCTGTCATCATCGCTTTGGTCATTCTAGGTGTCGGGGTGCTTGTGGCCGACCCAGTGCTAAGCCTAATGCAATTGGAAGAAGAAGTTTACCGCGTCGCCAAAGGCTATCTGATCGCCCTGGCCTTTGGGATCGTTCCCTTGTTTCTCTATAACGTCTTACGCTATTTTATCGATGCATTGGGACAAACCCGCATCTCCATGTTTATCATCCTGGTGGCACTTCCTTTTAACGCCCTGTTCAACTATGTGTTCATATTTGGCCAATGGGGAATGCCGCGGTTGGGAGGAATCGGGGCAGGTGTAGCCACCGCTCTCACCTATTGGTTTATCGCGGCGATCGCATTGTTCATCGTCATCCGTTGGCAGCCCTTCTCCGCTTTCGCCATTTTTCAGCAGCGACCTCGTATTTCCCTTGCGCACTGGAAAGAAATGTTGACAATCGGGGTGCCGGTCGGTTGTGCCATCTTTTTTGAAACCAGTATTTTTGCTGTTGTCACCCTGTTTATGAGCGCCTTTGATACCATCACAATCGCGGCACACCAAGCGGCCATCAACTTCGCTTCGTGGATGTATATGGTCCCCATGGGCATCGGCACCGCACTTACCATTTTGGTCGGCTTTGAGGTCGGTGCCAACCGACTGCAAGACGCCAAACAGTACAGCATTATGGGAATCGGTACCGCTGTCGCCTTCTCCCTCTTGTCTGCTGTATTGCTGTGGGTGTTTCGAGCGGAAGCGGCAGCATTGTATTCAACCGAACAAGCGGTGCGAACCATGACACAACAATTTTTGCTGTATGCGATCTTCTTTCAGTTGTCCGATGCCCTGGTCACTCCGATTCAAGGAGTGCTGCGAGGGTATAAAGATGTCAATTGGACCCTCTTTTTAACCTTGATCTCGTTTTGGGTGTTTGGAATCCCGGTTGGTATCCTCTTAGCCAACTATACCGCCTTTGGACCCTTTGGCTATTGGATGGGTTTAATCAGTGGACTGGGTGTGGGTGCCATCGGTTTATGGGCACGGTTGATACTGGTTCAGCGGAAGTATTCCAATCAAGCTGGACACGAACAGCCTTCCACCTGTCGTAGTCAAAACGTTCTTTGA
- the ileS gene encoding isoleucine--tRNA ligase, with the protein MDYKKTLNLPQTDFPMRGNLPNREPEMQKWWEEVQIYEQVLERRQGQPKFILHDGPPYANGDIHIGHALNKILKDFIVRFRSLQGYDAPYIPGWDTHGLPIEHAVTTKKKVDRKKMDPVEFRRHCEDYAWSFIDKQREQFKRLGVRGDWENPYVTLKPKYEAEQVRVFGEMVKKGHIYRGYRSIYWSPSSESALADAEIEYMDKRSPSIYVKFPVKDGNGILPQDAFVVIWTTTPWTIPANLAIAIHADFTYTLVKTGGQQWLMAEELVDSVMKLAGIEEYQKGETFKGSQLSDVICRHPFYDRESPLVLGDHVTLDAGTGCVHTAPGHGAEDFELGKKYNLGVLCPVDEKGKMTAEAPGFEGLFYEEANKAITAKLDETGYLLKLTFLTHQYPHDWRTKKPVIYRATEQWFASIDGFRQQLLEAIREVKWIPAWGEVRLHNMVADRGDWCISRQRVWGVPLPIFYCEKCSHPHITDESIDHIAAIFAAEGSSAWFAKDVEQLLHPGATCAECGNQTFRKETDIMDVWFDSGSSHAAVLQQREETAWPADIYLEGSDQYRGWFNSSLSTAVATTGKPPYKGVLSHGFTLDGEGRKMSKSIGNVIDPLKVMKTYGADILRLWVASVDYQADVRVSDDILKQIAEVYRKIRNTFRFLLGNLSDFDPVVDRVPLEQLDEIDRYALIRLQRLVEQVTPAYENYEFHTVYAAVHHFCTVFLSQFYLDVLKDRLYVSAEADPKRRSSQTVMLEILHALVRMLNPIIPHTTEEVWKYVPGADDISVQLTDFPEVKVEYLDQELEQKWDQLLQLRDVVLKGLEEARAQKVIGNSLGAAVELVPSEEQHQLLKDVSNLEELFIVSAVRLLPPQGDGDQLQVNVKPAEGDKCQRCWMITPTVGQNESHPDLCERCVSIVQEHGDGDRA; encoded by the coding sequence ATGGATTATAAAAAAACACTCAACCTGCCGCAGACCGACTTTCCCATGCGGGGGAACCTCCCCAACCGGGAACCGGAGATGCAAAAATGGTGGGAAGAGGTACAAATCTATGAACAGGTATTGGAACGACGACAAGGACAACCAAAATTTATCCTCCACGATGGCCCTCCGTACGCCAACGGCGATATCCATATTGGTCACGCGTTGAATAAAATCTTAAAAGATTTTATCGTCCGTTTTCGCTCGCTGCAAGGATATGATGCTCCCTATATTCCAGGATGGGATACACACGGTCTGCCAATTGAGCATGCCGTTACCACCAAAAAGAAAGTAGATCGCAAAAAAATGGACCCTGTTGAATTCCGTCGGCATTGTGAGGATTACGCTTGGTCCTTTATCGATAAACAACGGGAACAGTTTAAGCGCTTGGGTGTACGGGGTGATTGGGAGAACCCATATGTAACATTGAAACCGAAATATGAAGCGGAGCAAGTGCGCGTCTTTGGTGAGATGGTGAAGAAGGGACACATCTATCGCGGGTATCGATCCATCTATTGGTCCCCGTCGTCAGAGTCAGCACTTGCCGATGCTGAAATCGAGTATATGGATAAACGATCCCCTTCCATCTATGTCAAATTCCCGGTAAAGGATGGAAACGGAATCCTGCCGCAAGATGCTTTTGTCGTTATCTGGACGACGACTCCTTGGACGATTCCGGCGAACTTGGCCATTGCAATCCATGCCGATTTTACCTACACCTTGGTCAAAACCGGTGGGCAGCAGTGGTTGATGGCGGAGGAATTGGTCGATTCCGTGATGAAATTGGCAGGAATCGAGGAGTATCAAAAAGGAGAGACCTTTAAAGGCTCGCAACTATCCGATGTGATCTGTCGCCATCCTTTCTATGACCGAGAAAGTCCCCTTGTTCTGGGAGACCACGTCACCTTGGATGCCGGTACTGGTTGTGTACACACGGCACCGGGCCATGGAGCGGAAGACTTTGAACTGGGCAAGAAATATAACTTAGGGGTTTTATGCCCGGTTGACGAAAAAGGAAAAATGACGGCTGAGGCTCCTGGCTTTGAAGGACTTTTCTATGAAGAGGCCAATAAAGCGATTACCGCTAAATTGGATGAAACCGGTTATCTGTTGAAGCTAACCTTTCTCACTCACCAATACCCCCATGACTGGCGCACAAAAAAGCCGGTTATTTACCGGGCGACAGAGCAATGGTTTGCCTCAATTGACGGCTTTCGCCAACAATTGCTAGAGGCGATCCGCGAGGTGAAGTGGATTCCTGCCTGGGGAGAAGTGCGTCTACACAATATGGTTGCGGATCGAGGAGATTGGTGTATTTCCCGGCAACGGGTGTGGGGAGTGCCGTTGCCCATCTTCTATTGTGAAAAATGTAGCCATCCTCATATCACCGATGAATCGATTGACCATATTGCCGCTATTTTTGCCGCGGAGGGCTCCTCCGCTTGGTTTGCCAAAGATGTGGAGCAACTTCTCCATCCGGGAGCGACCTGTGCCGAATGCGGCAACCAGACCTTCCGCAAAGAGACAGATATCATGGATGTCTGGTTTGATTCCGGCAGCAGCCATGCCGCTGTACTGCAACAACGCGAAGAAACGGCATGGCCGGCGGATATCTACCTGGAAGGTTCCGATCAGTACCGGGGCTGGTTCAATTCTTCTCTATCTACTGCTGTCGCTACTACAGGAAAGCCACCATACAAAGGTGTGCTGTCCCATGGGTTTACCTTGGACGGGGAAGGGCGCAAAATGTCCAAATCAATCGGCAATGTCATTGACCCGCTTAAGGTGATGAAAACCTATGGCGCCGATATTTTACGGTTGTGGGTGGCATCGGTGGATTATCAGGCGGATGTGCGGGTATCCGATGATATTTTGAAACAGATCGCCGAGGTATACCGTAAAATCCGCAACACCTTCCGCTTTCTGCTGGGTAATCTCAGCGATTTTGATCCAGTAGTGGATCGGGTACCATTGGAGCAATTGGATGAGATCGACCGCTATGCCTTAATTCGATTGCAGCGGTTGGTGGAACAGGTTACCCCTGCCTATGAAAACTACGAATTCCACACTGTTTATGCGGCGGTTCATCATTTTTGCACGGTATTCCTAAGCCAGTTCTATCTGGATGTGTTGAAGGATCGGCTGTATGTTTCAGCAGAGGCAGACCCCAAACGCCGTTCTTCACAAACGGTGATGCTGGAGATTTTGCATGCGTTGGTACGGATGCTAAACCCGATTATCCCTCACACCACTGAAGAAGTGTGGAAATATGTCCCGGGGGCAGACGATATCAGTGTGCAGCTGACGGATTTCCCTGAGGTGAAAGTAGAGTATCTGGATCAGGAGCTGGAGCAGAAGTGGGATCAGTTGTTACAACTGCGGGACGTGGTGCTTAAAGGCCTGGAGGAAGCCCGTGCACAAAAAGTTATCGGTAACTCATTGGGTGCCGCAGTTGAGTTGGTACCATCCGAAGAGCAGCACCAGTTGCTGAAGGACGTTTCCAACCTGGAAGAACTGTTTATCGTCTCCGCTGTCCGGCTGTTGCCGCCACAAGGTGACGGCGATCAACTTCAGGTAAACGTAAAACCGGCAGAAGGCGACAAATGCCAGCGTTGCTGGATGATCACCCCCACCGTCGGACAAAATGAAAGCCACCCCGATCTATGTGAACGCTGTGTTTCGATTGTACAGGAGCATGGAGATGGTGATCGTGCATAA
- a CDS encoding DivIVA domain-containing protein has translation MAPVHHEPPQPQQPQPQHTAPQPPAVQQRYQAPEPPAPVQNAPAPLSSATLSSMEQSIHKSIRVAQEVAEEVRLNAKKEAELIVQEAEKNADRIINEALQKARAIHSELLDLKQKATVYRARFRTLVQSHLDILDNSDWESLEELEEGLEEVGEQLEQYSEQDSQQLAMEGRSHQQDYSHTDSYNTHASMDDSEASYMEEEDEPRRELRRTSRKMKRKAMF, from the coding sequence ATGGCGCCGGTGCATCATGAACCGCCCCAACCGCAACAACCGCAACCACAACATACCGCCCCACAACCGCCGGCTGTTCAGCAACGTTACCAAGCTCCAGAACCTCCGGCCCCGGTTCAGAATGCCCCCGCTCCCCTCTCATCCGCTACACTCTCTTCGATGGAGCAGAGCATTCACAAATCGATTCGTGTGGCGCAGGAAGTTGCGGAAGAGGTGCGCTTAAACGCTAAGAAAGAAGCGGAATTGATCGTTCAGGAAGCGGAGAAAAATGCGGATCGGATTATTAATGAAGCGCTGCAAAAAGCGCGTGCCATTCACAGTGAGCTGTTGGATCTGAAGCAAAAAGCGACAGTGTACCGTGCCCGTTTCCGCACATTGGTTCAGTCCCATCTGGATATCTTGGACAACTCCGATTGGGAATCCCTCGAAGAACTGGAAGAAGGGCTGGAAGAAGTGGGGGAACAGCTGGAGCAATACAGTGAGCAAGATTCGCAACAACTGGCAATGGAAGGCCGTTCTCACCAACAGGATTACAGTCATACGGACAGTTATAACACGCACGCGTCTATGGATGATAGTGAGGCTTCTTATATGGAAGAAGAGGACGAGCCTCGCCGGGAATTGCGTCGTACTTCCCGTAAAATGAAGCGGAAAGCGATGTTCTAA
- a CDS encoding RNA-binding protein, protein MAKEEWFHHFRPEEKVLAERVLDWSILAEERYQSVLTPFLNPREQRVAQMLINRHSDLAITTDGGYEGAERQRMRINPPYVEDADHGLIYLDLEPAERDRDLRHPDVLGSLLGLGLKRDKLGDILPLQGRCQVIVAVELGDFIVSQLQRIGRHSVTVNRIDRGELTIPTISTETASVSVASLRLDAVLAEGFRLSRSRASAIIKNGQAQINWKSTENPAETVAEGDMISLRGFGRIQVWEKLGVSKKGRFLLNLIRYL, encoded by the coding sequence GTGGCCAAGGAAGAATGGTTTCACCATTTCCGACCGGAAGAAAAGGTGTTGGCGGAGCGGGTGCTGGATTGGAGTATATTGGCGGAAGAGCGGTACCAGTCTGTGCTCACCCCTTTCCTTAATCCGCGGGAACAACGGGTAGCACAGATGTTGATCAATCGTCACTCCGATTTAGCGATAACGACAGATGGCGGATATGAGGGAGCGGAGCGTCAGCGGATGCGAATCAATCCGCCCTATGTGGAAGATGCGGATCACGGCTTAATCTACCTGGATTTAGAGCCAGCAGAGCGTGATCGTGACCTACGCCATCCTGACGTGTTGGGGTCTCTTCTGGGTTTAGGTTTAAAACGGGACAAGCTGGGGGATATTCTTCCCTTACAGGGTAGATGCCAAGTGATTGTGGCTGTGGAGCTGGGCGACTTTATCGTTTCCCAATTGCAACGGATCGGTCGTCATTCCGTTACGGTCAACAGGATCGACCGTGGGGAGCTAACGATTCCCACCATCTCTACCGAAACGGCATCGGTATCGGTGGCTTCCTTACGCCTGGATGCGGTGTTGGCGGAAGGTTTCCGCCTTTCCCGTTCCCGGGCGTCAGCCATCATTAAAAATGGACAGGCACAAATCAACTGGAAATCGACAGAAAACCCCGCTGAAACCGTGGCAGAGGGAGATATGATTTCCCTGCGAGGATTCGGAAGAATTCAGGTGTGGGAAAAATTGGGTGTTTCCAAAAAAGGGCGTTTCTTGTTAAATTTGATTCGATACTTGTAG
- a CDS encoding YggT family protein, which yields MQSIVLDVTVMLVNIYRFMIFGYILLSWFPNGRDSPIATVLGRLVEPYLSIFRSFIPPLGMIDISPIVALIALHFIQSGLIFVITLLFGMF from the coding sequence ATGCAAAGCATAGTGTTGGATGTCACAGTGATGCTGGTCAATATATACCGCTTTATGATTTTTGGATATATCCTCCTCTCTTGGTTCCCAAACGGGAGGGATTCTCCGATCGCCACGGTACTGGGCCGATTGGTTGAACCGTATCTGTCAATCTTTCGCAGCTTTATTCCGCCATTGGGGATGATTGATATTTCTCCGATTGTTGCGCTGATCGCCCTTCACTTTATTCAAAGTGGGCTCATATTTGTGATTACCCTGTTGTTCGGGATGTTCTGA
- a CDS encoding cell division protein SepF → MDRMMGFFGINEEEEQYRDYTQEPAEPSSAGGRRKVVSLHTQKNIRVVLAEPRSYDEAQDIADNLKNHRPIIVNLQRVPKEHAVRIVDFLSGTVYALNGTIQKLGSHIFMCTPANVDIQGSISDLLADDANDILR, encoded by the coding sequence ATGGATCGCATGATGGGTTTCTTCGGAATCAATGAAGAGGAAGAGCAGTACCGGGATTATACACAGGAACCTGCCGAACCTTCTTCCGCAGGGGGGCGGCGGAAAGTAGTCTCGCTGCATACCCAGAAAAACATTCGTGTCGTACTCGCTGAGCCCCGCTCTTATGATGAGGCTCAGGATATTGCCGATAACTTGAAAAACCACCGTCCGATCATCGTCAACCTGCAGCGGGTCCCCAAAGAGCATGCGGTTCGGATAGTCGATTTTCTCAGCGGTACAGTCTACGCTCTTAATGGGACCATCCAAAAATTAGGATCTCACATTTTTATGTGTACCCCCGCCAATGTCGATATTCAAGGATCGATCAGCGATTTGTTAGCAGATGATGCGAATGATATTTTGAGGTGA
- a CDS encoding YggS family pyridoxal phosphate-dependent enzyme, producing the protein MITIQQQWDQVQRQIREACRRSDRDPQDVNIIAVTKYVDQERTREALDTGLVHIGESRAQEAVPKWEALGDRGVWHFIGRLQRNKVRQVAGRFQYLHSLDRFSLAEEVNKRAGEAETPMHCFIQVNVSGEANKQGVVPQELPEFAREIVQLPFIRVVGLMTMAPLTEKPEETRPVFRELKSLQARLRSLDDLRLDMPHLSMGMSRDYSIAVEEGATFLRLGSVLVGRQD; encoded by the coding sequence ATGATAACAATCCAGCAGCAGTGGGATCAAGTACAGCGACAGATCCGGGAAGCATGCCGTCGTTCGGACCGAGATCCCCAAGATGTCAACATCATCGCGGTAACCAAATATGTAGATCAGGAACGGACACGGGAAGCGTTGGATACCGGATTGGTCCATATTGGCGAGAGTCGGGCACAAGAGGCGGTCCCCAAGTGGGAAGCTTTGGGGGATCGCGGGGTCTGGCATTTTATCGGGCGTTTGCAGCGGAATAAGGTAAGACAGGTGGCGGGTCGCTTTCAATACCTGCATTCCCTGGATCGGTTTTCTCTCGCTGAGGAAGTGAACAAACGAGCTGGAGAAGCGGAAACGCCCATGCATTGTTTTATCCAGGTGAATGTTTCCGGCGAGGCCAATAAACAGGGAGTCGTACCGCAAGAGTTGCCAGAGTTTGCCCGGGAAATTGTGCAACTCCCATTTATCCGAGTGGTGGGGCTGATGACGATGGCCCCACTGACGGAGAAGCCCGAAGAGACACGACCGGTGTTCCGGGAATTAAAATCGTTGCAGGCACGACTGCGGAGTTTGGATGATCTGCGTTTGGACATGCCCCACCTATCGATGGGGATGTCCCGTGACTATTCCATCGCCGTTGAAGAGGGAGCCACTTTTCTCCGTTTGGGTTCCGTGTTGGTGGGGCGGCAAGATTAA
- the pgeF gene encoding peptidoglycan editing factor PgeF codes for MEPFQFQTDASVPFFTVAPWEREFSHVVAGMSARDSESLKIPNSCNYALHVGENPQNAIADRQQLMETLQLPFAAWTCAEQVHGVHIQEVKAGDRGRGRESRQSALAETDGLITREPDILLASFYADCVPLLFYSPDIDAVGVAHAGWRGTVGKIGPLMVCQLVRMGAERDRIRAAIAPSIGGCCYEVDERVAAPVREVLRDQADMVLKPATLGKWMLDLREVNRRLLLAEGLQKENVAVTGWCTSCHPEYFHSHRRDRRRTGRMVAFIGIRKGERLG; via the coding sequence ATGGAACCCTTTCAGTTTCAAACCGATGCATCTGTCCCTTTTTTCACAGTGGCTCCCTGGGAACGGGAGTTTTCGCATGTGGTGGCAGGGATGAGCGCACGGGACAGCGAATCTTTAAAGATACCCAACAGTTGTAATTACGCCCTTCATGTGGGAGAAAATCCCCAGAACGCCATTGCTGATCGACAGCAATTGATGGAAACGTTGCAGTTGCCTTTTGCCGCTTGGACTTGTGCCGAGCAGGTGCATGGTGTCCACATCCAAGAGGTGAAGGCCGGGGACCGGGGCAGAGGACGGGAATCCCGCCAGTCAGCATTGGCGGAGACGGACGGGTTGATCACCCGAGAGCCGGACATCTTGCTCGCCTCCTTTTATGCGGATTGTGTGCCACTCCTGTTTTACAGCCCTGATATTGATGCCGTAGGTGTGGCCCATGCCGGCTGGCGAGGAACCGTCGGCAAAATTGGTCCATTGATGGTTTGTCAGCTGGTACGAATGGGAGCGGAGCGGGATCGAATTCGGGCAGCGATCGCCCCTTCTATCGGTGGTTGTTGCTATGAAGTGGATGAGCGGGTGGCTGCTCCGGTAAGGGAAGTTTTGCGGGATCAGGCGGATATGGTGTTAAAACCGGCAACCTTGGGTAAATGGATGTTAGATTTACGTGAGGTGAACCGACGCTTGTTGTTGGCGGAGGGATTGCAAAAAGAGAATGTGGCAGTAACCGGATGGTGTACCAGTTGTCACCCGGAGTATTTCCATTCCCACCGGCGCGATCGAAGGAGAACGGGACGGATGGTGGCTTTTATCGGGATAAGAAAGGGTGAGCGACTGGGATGA
- a CDS encoding YlmC/YmxH family sporulation protein, whose product MIKISDLQAKDVVNVGDGRKLGQIHDLDIDLRSGRIRALMVPGETRLFGLWTGGKEWVISWNQIVKIGSDVILVRLDSARHSSEQDSEPQPLLIQPPNEGS is encoded by the coding sequence ATGATTAAAATCTCGGATTTACAAGCGAAAGATGTCGTCAATGTTGGCGACGGACGGAAATTGGGGCAAATTCATGATTTGGATATCGATTTGCGATCCGGGCGCATTCGGGCACTGATGGTGCCGGGGGAAACGCGCCTGTTCGGATTGTGGACCGGAGGAAAGGAGTGGGTGATTTCATGGAATCAAATCGTGAAGATCGGTTCTGATGTCATTTTGGTGAGACTGGACTCCGCCCGCCATTCATCAGAACAGGACAGCGAGCCGCAACCGTTGTTAATCCAACCGCCGAATGAAGGATCATAA
- the sigG gene encoding RNA polymerase sporulation sigma factor SigG, with product MARNKVEICGVDTSKLPVLKNEEMRALFRSLQEEGDRSAREKLVNGNLRLVLSVIQRFNNRGENVDDLFQVGCIGLMKAIDNFDLSQNVKFSTYAVPMIIGEIRRYLRDNNPIRVSRSLRDIAYKALQVRDTLTYRHSREPTINEISEALSVSKEEVVFALDAIQDPVSLFEPIFQDGGDPIYVMDQLSDDKDVSWVEEIALREAMGKLNNREKMILSMRFFEGKTQMEVADEIGISQAQVSRLEKAAIQQMNKFIE from the coding sequence ATGGCGCGAAACAAAGTGGAAATATGCGGAGTGGACACATCAAAATTGCCGGTCCTCAAAAATGAGGAAATGCGCGCCCTATTCCGCTCCCTGCAGGAAGAAGGGGATCGCTCCGCCAGAGAGAAGCTGGTAAACGGAAACCTGCGTCTGGTGTTAAGTGTGATCCAACGCTTCAACAACCGCGGGGAAAATGTGGACGACCTGTTCCAAGTGGGTTGCATCGGCTTGATGAAAGCGATCGATAATTTCGATCTGAGCCAAAACGTGAAGTTCTCCACTTATGCAGTACCGATGATTATCGGCGAAATTCGCCGCTATCTTCGGGACAACAATCCGATTCGGGTATCCCGGTCCTTGCGCGACATCGCCTATAAAGCGTTGCAGGTGAGAGATACACTCACTTATCGCCACTCGCGCGAACCCACCATTAACGAAATTTCAGAGGCGTTAAGTGTATCAAAAGAGGAAGTGGTTTTCGCGCTGGATGCGATTCAAGATCCTGTTTCTCTGTTTGAACCGATATTTCAGGATGGAGGCGATCCCATTTACGTCATGGATCAACTGTCCGATGACAAAGATGTGAGCTGGGTGGAGGAGATCGCCCTCCGGGAAGCGATGGGCAAGCTGAACAACAGGGAAAAAATGATCTTATCCATGCGTTTCTTTGAAGGGAAAACGCAGATGGAGGTGGCGGACGAGATTGGAATTTCCCAAGCGCAAGTTTCCCGACTGGAGAAAGCAGCGATCCAGCAGATGAACAAGTTTATCGAATAG
- the sigE gene encoding RNA polymerase sporulation sigma factor SigE, which produces MVVKWKLALQLLWYRILIQIGLKGEEIYYIGGSEALPPPLTREEEAHLLDKLPNGDTAVRAMLIERNLRLVVYIARKFENTGINIEDLVSIGTIGLIKAVNTFDPTKKIKLATYASRCIENEILMFLRRNNKIRSEVSFDEPLNMDWDGNELLLSDVMGTENDTIYRNIEDQVDRKILRTALLKLSERERKIMELRFGLNGGEEKTQKDVADLLGISQSYISRLEKRIIKRLRKEFNKMV; this is translated from the coding sequence ATGGTAGTCAAGTGGAAATTGGCACTGCAACTGCTCTGGTATCGGATTTTGATCCAGATCGGACTAAAAGGGGAAGAGATCTATTACATCGGCGGGAGTGAAGCGTTGCCTCCCCCACTAACGCGGGAGGAAGAAGCACACCTTTTGGATAAACTCCCCAACGGTGATACCGCTGTGCGGGCGATGTTGATTGAGCGGAATCTACGCTTGGTCGTCTATATTGCTCGAAAGTTTGAAAATACGGGCATAAACATCGAAGATCTCGTCTCCATCGGAACGATCGGGTTGATCAAGGCGGTCAACACCTTTGATCCTACAAAGAAGATAAAGTTGGCTACTTACGCCTCTCGCTGTATCGAGAATGAAATCTTGATGTTTTTGCGCCGCAACAACAAGATACGTTCCGAAGTTTCCTTTGATGAACCGCTCAACATGGACTGGGATGGCAATGAGTTGCTTTTGTCCGATGTGATGGGAACGGAGAACGATACAATCTACCGCAACATCGAGGATCAGGTGGATCGCAAAATCCTACGCACCGCTTTACTGAAATTATCGGAGCGAGAGCGGAAGATTATGGAGCTCCGCTTTGGTCTCAACGGCGGCGAAGAAAAGACACAAAAAGATGTGGCGGATCTGTTGGGAATCTCTCAATCCTATATCTCCCGCCTGGAAAAACGAATTATCAAACGACTTCGCAAAGAATTTAATAAAATGGTTTAA
- the spoIIGA gene encoding sigma-E processing peptidase SpoIIGA, translated as MVVYADMVFLLNLCIDGLILWLTAAIRRQRTPFWRIAAAAVIGAIYAVWHLWQPLTLAYTFGGKLLVSILMVTVAMGFRAPLAFLRNLGTFYLISFVTGGGMFALHYLLGAGLETGGGLFISYASGWGSPVSWVFVLAAFPFVWFYTRVSFRSLQDRQVMHEYLTTVAITVAGVRLEFVGLIDTGNQLRDPISRTPVMMVEIGRLANVLPPEVIQMAKSKDWNTLGEGLPPAWLTRVRLVPYRGAAGDGGMLLAFKPDRVDVHQKGTWVESGQVLIGLDTGRLSSDGSYQAILHPAAMQVAG; from the coding sequence ATGGTAGTATATGCCGATATGGTCTTTTTGCTCAACCTATGTATCGACGGGCTGATCCTGTGGTTGACCGCGGCCATCCGGCGCCAGCGAACGCCTTTTTGGCGGATCGCGGCGGCAGCGGTGATTGGGGCGATTTATGCGGTCTGGCACTTGTGGCAACCGTTGACGTTAGCCTATACATTTGGCGGGAAACTGCTTGTGTCCATTCTCATGGTCACAGTGGCGATGGGGTTCCGGGCTCCGTTGGCATTTTTGCGGAATCTGGGTACCTTTTACTTGATCTCCTTTGTCACCGGTGGAGGAATGTTCGCTCTCCACTACTTGTTGGGTGCCGGTTTGGAAACCGGTGGTGGTCTATTTATCAGTTACGCCTCCGGTTGGGGTTCGCCCGTTTCGTGGGTGTTTGTGTTGGCTGCATTTCCTTTCGTCTGGTTTTATACGCGGGTATCGTTTCGATCGTTGCAGGATCGTCAAGTGATGCACGAATACTTAACCACGGTAGCGATTACGGTTGCGGGAGTACGGTTGGAATTTGTCGGTCTGATCGATACAGGCAATCAACTTCGCGATCCCATCAGTCGCACTCCGGTGATGATGGTGGAAATCGGTCGACTGGCGAATGTGTTACCTCCTGAGGTGATTCAGATGGCCAAAAGCAAAGATTGGAATACGCTCGGAGAGGGGTTGCCACCAGCTTGGCTGACGCGGGTACGGTTGGTTCCCTACCGTGGAGCGGCTGGTGACGGCGGCATGCTGTTGGCCTTTAAACCGGATCGGGTGGATGTGCATCAAAAAGGGACATGGGTGGAGTCGGGGCAGGTGTTGATCGGATTGGATACTGGCAGGTTGTCCTCGGATGGTAGTTATCAAGCGATTCTTCATCCAGCGGCGATGCAGGTGGCGGGATGA